Proteins encoded in a region of the Dreissena polymorpha isolate Duluth1 chromosome 6, UMN_Dpol_1.0, whole genome shotgun sequence genome:
- the LOC127836644 gene encoding uncharacterized protein LOC127836644 isoform X2: MQSSEASECTITALDPSGFEHSRNRKLNSAIPALENSRSHAFAVNGGAKRPPLTRRKSLDGSTNSITLPPLERSRTDLGSLVTANRRPKSPTPNHTMINKRDPNLLRTPDFRALLTTSAPIPNLLDPPPRTAERKTPPRKPLKLWRNEVSKEVPSRPPIALRSDWKAPPAEWDDRDQYIYGAKPVFYTNLKYANSKDFTINPEWLSEFMTVSTYSNAYRTCALRYGWCA, translated from the exons GCTTCAGAATGCACAATTACTGCGCTCGATCCCTCGGGGTTCGAACATTCCAGAAACCGGAAGTTGAACTCCGCCATTCCAGCGTTGGAGAATAGCAGGAGTCACGCTTTTG CCGTAAACGGAGGCGCCAAAAGGCCGCCTCTGACCCGCCGAAAGAGCCTGGACGGCTCTACAAACTCCATTACACTGCCACCACTGGAGCGCAGCCGCACTGACCTAG GTAGCCTAGTGACAGCAAACAGGCGACCGAAATCGCCAACCCCAAATCACACGATGATCAACAAACGAGATCCAAACCTGCTGCGAACCCCCGACTTCCGGGCACTGCTTACTACTTCCGCCCCAATTCCCAACCTACTGGACCCGCCGCCACGAACCGCCGAGCGGAAGACTCCGCCCCGGAAACCCCTAAAATTGTGGAGGAACGAAGTGTCCAA GGAGGTGCCGTCCCGGCCCCCGATAGCCCTTCGATCCGATTGGAAGGCCCCTCCGGCCGAGTGGGACGACAGAGACCAGTACATCTACGGGGCCAAGCCCGTCTTCTACACGAACCTCAAGTACGCCAACAGCAAGGACTTTACCATCAACCCAGAATGGCTCTCCGAATTCATGACCGTCTCCACGTATTCCAATGCCTATCGCACATGCGCACTGAGATATGGCTGGTGTGCCTAG
- the LOC127836644 gene encoding uncharacterized protein LOC127836644 isoform X1, producing MGIKSLEGLDLTKAFRTQKASECTITALDPSGFEHSRNRKLNSAIPALENSRSHAFAVNGGAKRPPLTRRKSLDGSTNSITLPPLERSRTDLGSLVTANRRPKSPTPNHTMINKRDPNLLRTPDFRALLTTSAPIPNLLDPPPRTAERKTPPRKPLKLWRNEVSKEVPSRPPIALRSDWKAPPAEWDDRDQYIYGAKPVFYTNLKYANSKDFTINPEWLSEFMTVSTYSNAYRTCALRYGWCA from the exons GCTTCAGAATGCACAATTACTGCGCTCGATCCCTCGGGGTTCGAACATTCCAGAAACCGGAAGTTGAACTCCGCCATTCCAGCGTTGGAGAATAGCAGGAGTCACGCTTTTG CCGTAAACGGAGGCGCCAAAAGGCCGCCTCTGACCCGCCGAAAGAGCCTGGACGGCTCTACAAACTCCATTACACTGCCACCACTGGAGCGCAGCCGCACTGACCTAG GTAGCCTAGTGACAGCAAACAGGCGACCGAAATCGCCAACCCCAAATCACACGATGATCAACAAACGAGATCCAAACCTGCTGCGAACCCCCGACTTCCGGGCACTGCTTACTACTTCCGCCCCAATTCCCAACCTACTGGACCCGCCGCCACGAACCGCCGAGCGGAAGACTCCGCCCCGGAAACCCCTAAAATTGTGGAGGAACGAAGTGTCCAA GGAGGTGCCGTCCCGGCCCCCGATAGCCCTTCGATCCGATTGGAAGGCCCCTCCGGCCGAGTGGGACGACAGAGACCAGTACATCTACGGGGCCAAGCCCGTCTTCTACACGAACCTCAAGTACGCCAACAGCAAGGACTTTACCATCAACCCAGAATGGCTCTCCGAATTCATGACCGTCTCCACGTATTCCAATGCCTATCGCACATGCGCACTGAGATATGGCTGGTGTGCCTAG